One window from the genome of Mesoplodon densirostris isolate mMesDen1 chromosome 17, mMesDen1 primary haplotype, whole genome shotgun sequence encodes:
- the TMEM255B gene encoding transmembrane protein 255B, translating to MQPLPPPVPGPLALLDTTEGFARRKKTSLWFVGSLLVVSTSILTVGLAATTRTENVTMGGYYPGIILGFGSFLGIIGINLVENRKQMLVAAIVFVSFGVVAAFCCAIVDGVFAARHIEPRPLTAGRCQFYSSGVGYLHDVYQTEVTCHSLNGRCQLKVKSNTCYCCDLYDCQSAEHPPTYYEFVGVRGCQDVLHLYRLLWASAALNVLGLFLGIVTAAVLGAFKDMVPLPQLAYGPSTAPQVLYNPAQQILAYTGFCPVPPAVPTCSSYPLPLQPPGGFPASPGSDLSLSEDVQLPSQPGSSCRPPPNAPPIFTLTHFLPGEKPPPYAP from the exons ATGCAGCCGCTCCCGCCGCCGGTGCCCGGGCCCCTGGCCCTGCTGGACACGACAG AAGGGTTTGCGAGAAGAAAGAAGACTTCCCTGTGGTTTGTGGGGTCTCTGCTGGTGGTGTCCACCTCCATCCTGACCGTCGGCCTGGCTGCCACCACCAGGACGGAGAACGTGACCATGGGCGGCTACTACCCCGGGATCATT CTGGGCTTCGGATCTTTCTTAGGAATTATTGGCATCAACCTGGTGGAGAATAGAAAGCAAATG CTGGTGGCGGCCATCGTGTTCGTCAGCTTCGGCGTGGTGGCCGCCTTCTGCTGCGCCATCGTGGACGGCGTGTTCGCTGCGCGGCACATC GAGCCCAGGCCCCTCACCGCAGGAAGGTGCCAGTTTTACTCCAGTGGGGTCGGCTACCTGCACGACGTCTACCAGACGGAG GTCACCTGCCACTCCCTGAACGGTCGGTGCCAGCTGAAGGTGAAGAGCAACACCTGCTACTGCTGCGACCTCTACGACTGCCAGAG CGCCGAGCACCCGCCCACCTACTACGAGTTCGTGGGCGTCCGCGGCTGCCAGGACGTGCTCCACCTGTATCGGCTGCTCTGGGCCTCGGCGGCACTGAATGTCCTAGGCCTGTTCCTGGGCATCGTCACCGCGGCCGTCCTGGGGGCCTTCAAGGACATG GTCCCGCTGCCCCAGCTGGCCTACGGCCCATCCACAGCGCCTCAGGTCCTCTACAACCCCGCCCAGCAGATCCTGGCCTACACAGGCTTCTGCCCGGTGCCCCCGGCTGTCCCCACCTGCTCGTCGTACCCGCTGCCCCTGCAG CCCCCTGGTGGCTTCCCGGCCTCACCTGGCTCTGACCTCTCTCTGTCCGAGGATGTGCAGCTTCCGTCCCAGCCCGGCTCCAGCTGCCGGCCCCCCCCGAATGCCCCCCCCATCTTCACCCTCACCCACTTCCTCCCCGGGGAGAAGCCTCCCCCCTACGCGCCATGA